In Flavobacterium hankyongi, the genomic window GCTACTGATATTGATGTAGCTTTGTTATATGTTTTCGGAGTTATCTCAGTTGGAGTTTACGGAATTATGATTGGAGGATGGGCATCTAACAATAAATTCTCTTTAATGGGAGCTGTTCGTGCATCTTCACAAATGATTTCATACGAAGTTGCAATGGGATTATCAATCATCGCTTTATTGATGATGACAGGAACATTGAGCTTAAAAGAAATTTCAATGCAACAATCAGAATGGAGATGGAATGTATTATACCAACCAGTTTCATTCTTAATCTTTTTAATTTGTGCTTTCGCAGAAACAAACAGAACACCTTTCGACTTAGCAGAGTGTGAATCGGAATTAATTGGAGGTTATCACACAGAATATTCTTCAATGAAAATGGGATTCTATTTGTTTGCAGAATATGCTAATATGTTCATTTCTTCGGCAATTTTATCTATTTTATTCTTTGGAGGGTACAATTATCCTGGAATGCAATGGATGACTGAAAATGTTGGAGTAAATGCAGCAAATGTTCTTGGAATTATAGCTTTATTGGTAAAAATATGTTGTTTCATTTTCTTCTATATGTGGGTAAGATGGACAATACCAAGATTCCGTTACGATCAATTAATGAATCTAGGGTGGAGAATATTAATTCCGCTTGCTATTATAAACATTATGATTACTGGAGTTTGCATTTTAGCTTTTAAATAAAAAAATATGTCAACGTCTATTCAAAATATATCTTTATCAGGAAGAAAAAAAGAAGTTTCTAACAAAGAAATGACTTTTTGGGAAAGCCTGTATTTGGTTGCTATTGTAAAAGGTTTGATGATTACAATCAAACACTTTTTTAGAAAAAAAGTAACTATTCATTACCCAGAGCAAACACGTGAAATGAGTCCTGTTTATCGCGGGAGACACATGTTAAAACGTGATGAGCAAGGTCGTGAAAACTGTACGGCTTGTGGATTGTGTGCTTTGTCATGCCCTGCAGAAGCAATTACAATGAAAGCTGCTGAGCGTAAAAAAGGCGAAGAGCATTTATACCGTGAGGAAAAATATGCTGAGATTTACGAAATCAATATGCTTCGTTGTATTTTTTGTGGTTTGTGTGAAGAAGCTTGTCCAAAAGACGCTATCTATCTAACAGTTTCTAAAGAATTAGTTCCTGCAAATTACGATAGAGAAGATTTCATCTTCGGGAAAGATAAATTAGTTATGCCGCTTGAAATGGCTATTGCAAATTCTAAATCAGTAAACTAGCTATGTCGTTATTAACTATATTCTATATTTTGTCTGCAATTACAATTGCGACTGCGTTTTTAACTATCATTAGTAAAAATCCAATTCATAGTGCTATTTACTTAGTAATCTGTTTCTTTACAGTGGCAGGTCATTATTTGTTGTTTAATGCGCAGTTTTTAGCACTTGTACATATTATTGTGTATTCGGGAGCTATCATGGTACTCTTCTTATTCACCATCATGTTGATGAATCTCAATCAAGAAGACGAACCTCATAAAAAATTAGCCACAAAATTAGCTGCTGCTGTTTCCTTTGGACTAGTTTGTTTTGTTTTATTGGCTGTTTTTATTAAAGCGATGCCAATTATTGATAATTACAAGCAAACAGGTCAAGACTTTCAATCGATAAAAGTTCTAGGAAGAGTATTGCTAAACGAATATATGGTTCCGTTTGAATTTGCATCAGTATTATTACTTGTAGCAATGATTGGAGCAGTGTTATTGTCTAAAAAAGAAAAATCTATTCAGTAAAATGCAAAATATATTACAACAAATAGGAATCGAAAATTACATCTATCTATCTGTAATTTTATTCTGTATTGGGATTTTTGGAGTTTTGTATAGAAGAAATGCTATTATCATGTTCATGTCTATCGAAATTATGTTAAATGCTGTAAACTTATTGTTTGTGGCTTTTTCAACATTTCATCAAGATGCACAAGGACAGGTTTTCGTATTCTTCTCTATGGCTGTAGCTGCTGCAGAAGTAGCTGTTGGTTTGGCAATTTTGGTTTCTATTTTTAGAAACTTAAGTTCAATCGACATTGATAATTTAAAAAATTTAAAAGGATAAATACTAATGGAGAAAAATTTAGCTTTAGTATTATTGTTAGCACCACTATGTGCATTTATTTTTAATGTTTTCTTAGGAAAGAAGGCAGGAAAAGGGGTTGTTGGAGCTGTAGGAACGTTATCGGTTTTAGTTTCGTTTTTTGCAACTACTTATTTCTTTTCTATAATTCAATCTACAGGAAAACCAATTGATGTTATTAATTTGTTTCAATGGATTTCATTAGAGAAATTCAATATAAACTTCTCTTTTTTATTAGATCAACTGTCAGTGTTATGGTTAATGTTTGTTACAGGAATTGGGACTCTAATTCATATGTATTCGATTAGCTATATGCACGATGATGAAAACATGCATAAGTTCTTTGCTTACCTAAACCTTTTCGTATTCTTCATGATTATTTTGGTTATGGGTGGTAATTTATTAATCCTTTTCATTGGTTGGGAAGGTGTTGGATTATGTTCTTATTTATTGATTGGATTTTGGTACAAAAACCAAGAATACAATGATGCTGCTAAGAAGGCTTTCATTATGAATCGTGTTGGAGATTTAGGTCTTTTAATTGGATTATTCATTTTAGGATACTTATTCAACACACTTGATTATGCTACTTTAAAAACTACTGTATTAAGTAATAGTGACATCTTATCAAATCCTTTAGTTGGAATTGCGGCATTGTGCTTATTCATTGGAGCAACAGGTAAATCGGCTCAAATTCCTTTATACACTTGGTTACCAGACGCGATGGCGGGACCTACTCCGGTTTCTGCTTTAATTCACGCTGCTACGATGGTTACTGCAGGTATTTTTATGGTAACTAGAATGCATTTTGTTTTCGATTTAGCACCATATGTTCAAGATATTATTGCTGTGATTGGAGCTGGAACTGCAATTTTAGCTGCTTCAATTGGATTAGTTCAAAACGATATTAAAAAAGTATTAGCATATTCAACAGTTTCTCAATTAGGTCTAATGTTTTTAGCCCTTGGTTTAGGAGCCTATGAAGTTGCTGTTTTCCACGTTATAACTCACGCCTTCTTTAAAGCTTGTCTTTTCTTAGGTTCGGGTTCAGTAATTCATGGTTTACATGGCGAACAAGACATGAGAAATATGGGTGGCTTACGTAAAGCAATGCCTATCACGTTTTGGACAATGATGATTTCTACATTGGCTATTTCTGGAATTTTTCCATTATCAGGTTTCTGGTCAAAGGATGAAATTTTAATGACAGCTTTCCATGGAAATATTGTTTTATGGGTTGTAGGATCAATAGCTTCAATAATGACTGCTTTCTATATGTTCAGATTAATGTATTTGACTTTCTTTGGAGAGTTTAGAGGTACAGAAGAACAAAAGCATCATTTACATGAGAGTCCTTCTTTAATAACTATTCCATTAATAATTTTAGCTATTCTAGCTACTGTTGGAGGTTTAATAAGTTTGCCAGGAAACAGTTGGTTAAATCATTATTTAGCACCATTATTAAGCAAAAGCGAGCATGCTGCACATCATTTAGGTACTACAGAATATGGTTTGATGGGAATTGCAACTGTAGGAGCTTTATTAGGAATTGGGTTAGCATACTCTAAATACATTAAGAAGGGAGAAGTGCCTCCTCAAGATTCTCAAATCAAAGGAATTGCAAAAACGTTATATAATAAATATTATGTAGACGAAGCTTACGAGACTTTATTTGTAAATCCAATTTATAAGTTGTCACATTTCTTTAGAAATTATTTTGAAGTATTTTTCTCGGAAGTTGTTTTTGCTTTTGGAAAAATTGCCAATGCTGTTGCAGTGCAAGGAAAATCGATACAAAATGGAAGTGTAGGATTATATCTTTTTGCTTTTGTTTTAGGAGTTTCTTCGATTTTGATTTATTTATTTTTAGTTTAATAATTACATATAATGAACGTATCATTTATACTTATTCTTTTATTATTTGGAACTTTTGCAACTTACCTTGCGGGCGATAAGTTAGCAAAGACAGTAGCTATAATTTTTAGTTTAGCGTCTGTTGCAGGTTCAATTTTTATTCTGAATCAGCATAGTGCAGGAATCGATACTAGTTTTATGACTAGCTGGATTTCTAATCCAAATATTTATATAGCATTAAAAGTTGATGGATTGTCGTTAGCTATGTTATTATTAACTACTGTGCTTACGTCTATCATTTTGTTTTCATCATTTGGAAACAATTACAATAACAGTAAAAGTTTTTATGCATTAGTATTGTTCATGTCATTTGCAATGGTGGGAACATTTTTAAGTGCCGATGCATTTTTATATTATATTTTTTGGGAGTTAGCTTTAATTCCAATTTATTTCATTGCTTTAATTTGGGGCAATGGAGATGCAGATGAGCGTAAAAGAGCTATCGTGAAATTCTTTATTTACACTTTAGCAGGTTCATTATTTATGTTGATGGCTTTCATTTATTTGTTCAATAGAGCAGGTAGTTTAATGATTGGTGATTTGTACATGATTAGATTAACTGAAAATGAACAATTTTGGATTTTTACTGCTTTCTTCTTGGCATATGCGATTAAAATTCCAATTTTTCCTTTCCATACTTGGCAGGCAAATACCTATCAAATGTCACCTTCAGTTGGTACAATGTTATTATCTGGTATTATGCTTAAAATGGGATTATATAGTGTTATTCGTTGGCAATTACCAATTGCGCCTTTAGCTGCCAAAACGTATATGGATATTTTGATACTT contains:
- the nuoH gene encoding NADH-quinone oxidoreductase subunit NuoH, with the protein product MLDSTFFIEKGIIILVVFAVTMIFAMYSTWAERKVAAFLQDRVGPNRAGFGGLLQPLADGLKLFSKEEFFPNTPNKFLFIVGPAIAMSTALMTSAVLPWGDKLVIFGKEVILQATDIDVALLYVFGVISVGVYGIMIGGWASNNKFSLMGAVRASSQMISYEVAMGLSIIALLMMTGTLSLKEISMQQSEWRWNVLYQPVSFLIFLICAFAETNRTPFDLAECESELIGGYHTEYSSMKMGFYLFAEYANMFISSAILSILFFGGYNYPGMQWMTENVGVNAANVLGIIALLVKICCFIFFYMWVRWTIPRFRYDQLMNLGWRILIPLAIINIMITGVCILAFK
- a CDS encoding NuoI/complex I 23 kDa subunit family protein — translated: MSTSIQNISLSGRKKEVSNKEMTFWESLYLVAIVKGLMITIKHFFRKKVTIHYPEQTREMSPVYRGRHMLKRDEQGRENCTACGLCALSCPAEAITMKAAERKKGEEHLYREEKYAEIYEINMLRCIFCGLCEEACPKDAIYLTVSKELVPANYDREDFIFGKDKLVMPLEMAIANSKSVN
- a CDS encoding NADH-quinone oxidoreductase subunit J produces the protein MSLLTIFYILSAITIATAFLTIISKNPIHSAIYLVICFFTVAGHYLLFNAQFLALVHIIVYSGAIMVLFLFTIMLMNLNQEDEPHKKLATKLAAAVSFGLVCFVLLAVFIKAMPIIDNYKQTGQDFQSIKVLGRVLLNEYMVPFEFASVLLLVAMIGAVLLSKKEKSIQ
- the nuoK gene encoding NADH-quinone oxidoreductase subunit NuoK codes for the protein MQNILQQIGIENYIYLSVILFCIGIFGVLYRRNAIIMFMSIEIMLNAVNLLFVAFSTFHQDAQGQVFVFFSMAVAAAEVAVGLAILVSIFRNLSSIDIDNLKNLKG
- the nuoL gene encoding NADH-quinone oxidoreductase subunit L yields the protein MEKNLALVLLLAPLCAFIFNVFLGKKAGKGVVGAVGTLSVLVSFFATTYFFSIIQSTGKPIDVINLFQWISLEKFNINFSFLLDQLSVLWLMFVTGIGTLIHMYSISYMHDDENMHKFFAYLNLFVFFMIILVMGGNLLILFIGWEGVGLCSYLLIGFWYKNQEYNDAAKKAFIMNRVGDLGLLIGLFILGYLFNTLDYATLKTTVLSNSDILSNPLVGIAALCLFIGATGKSAQIPLYTWLPDAMAGPTPVSALIHAATMVTAGIFMVTRMHFVFDLAPYVQDIIAVIGAGTAILAASIGLVQNDIKKVLAYSTVSQLGLMFLALGLGAYEVAVFHVITHAFFKACLFLGSGSVIHGLHGEQDMRNMGGLRKAMPITFWTMMISTLAISGIFPLSGFWSKDEILMTAFHGNIVLWVVGSIASIMTAFYMFRLMYLTFFGEFRGTEEQKHHLHESPSLITIPLIILAILATVGGLISLPGNSWLNHYLAPLLSKSEHAAHHLGTTEYGLMGIATVGALLGIGLAYSKYIKKGEVPPQDSQIKGIAKTLYNKYYVDEAYETLFVNPIYKLSHFFRNYFEVFFSEVVFAFGKIANAVAVQGKSIQNGSVGLYLFAFVLGVSSILIYLFLV
- a CDS encoding complex I subunit 4 family protein — protein: MNVSFILILLLFGTFATYLAGDKLAKTVAIIFSLASVAGSIFILNQHSAGIDTSFMTSWISNPNIYIALKVDGLSLAMLLLTTVLTSIILFSSFGNNYNNSKSFYALVLFMSFAMVGTFLSADAFLYYIFWELALIPIYFIALIWGNGDADERKRAIVKFFIYTLAGSLFMLMAFIYLFNRAGSLMIGDLYMIRLTENEQFWIFTAFFLAYAIKIPIFPFHTWQANTYQMSPSVGTMLLSGIMLKMGLYSVIRWQLPIAPLAAKTYMDILILLSVIGVVYGSIVALKQRNLKKLLAYSSLAHVGLIAAGAYTLTLDGLRGAVLQMIAHGFVVVGLFFAVEIIERRLQTQEISEMGGIRIQDNKFASMFMIVMLASVALPSTFNFIGEFTLLYSLYNVNIWFAIIAGTTIILGAVYMLKMFQHVMLGEKTDKVFKGITVQESVVFVIIIAVLLFFGLYPKPINDLITPALQEIVTKINKL